Proteins found in one Fundidesulfovibrio terrae genomic segment:
- a CDS encoding N-acyl amino acid synthase FeeM domain-containing protein, protein MELLDRPSIKIAETLDEYAQAFKVLHDVYLASGYLRQSHPSGMHYSVHHLLPKTCVFVFKTYLTVLSTMSFIPDTPRFGLPMDSLYRQELDGLRNAGRKVVELGSLATTRHRCWQNLMVFLSKAVFQYALATGTDDLCIMVNPKHVRFYESIFLFQPFGEERHYETVGAPAVAMRVDMHSIEPDLRNAYQGSDFDTDLHSFFVKINSHVIDGEMDIASAEKNMPLESEIARHLILNRPDLLDKVTDEQRTYLERIYHKALYAGQRYPA, encoded by the coding sequence ATGGAACTGCTGGACAGACCGAGCATCAAGATCGCCGAGACACTCGACGAGTACGCCCAGGCGTTCAAGGTGCTTCACGACGTCTACCTCGCCTCCGGGTATCTCCGGCAAAGCCACCCTTCGGGCATGCATTACAGCGTGCACCATCTCCTGCCGAAGACCTGCGTCTTCGTCTTCAAGACCTATCTGACCGTGCTCTCCACCATGAGCTTCATTCCGGACACGCCCAGGTTCGGCCTGCCCATGGACTCGCTGTACCGGCAGGAGCTGGACGGCCTGCGCAACGCCGGACGCAAGGTGGTGGAGCTGGGTTCCCTGGCCACCACGCGGCACCGCTGCTGGCAGAACCTCATGGTCTTCCTATCCAAGGCCGTTTTCCAATACGCCCTGGCCACCGGCACGGACGATCTGTGCATCATGGTGAACCCCAAGCACGTGCGCTTCTACGAATCCATCTTCCTCTTCCAGCCGTTCGGGGAGGAGCGCCACTACGAAACGGTGGGCGCCCCGGCCGTGGCCATGCGCGTGGACATGCACAGCATCGAACCGGACCTGCGCAACGCCTACCAGGGGTCGGACTTCGACACCGATCTCCACAGCTTTTTCGTGAAGATCAACTCCCACGTCATCGACGGCGAGATGGACATCGCCAGCGCGGAGAAAAACATGCCCCTCGAGTCCGAAATCGCCCGCCACCTCATCCTGAACCGCCCGGATCTGCTGGATAAAGTCACGGACGAGCAGCGGACCTATCTCGAACGCATCTACCACAAGGCGCTGTACGCCGGGCAGCGTTACCCGGCCTGA
- a CDS encoding ThiF family adenylyltransferase, whose product MPQDTPPFDHDSPSLEARRFADLAFARNLGILTPGEQEALRRARIAIPGLGGVGGMHCAALARLGVGAFNLADPDSFEAVNFNRQFGATMRHLGHPKLAAMIEEARQINPHLDIRSFPQGVTPANLDEFLDGVSVVVDGLDFFAFDVRRALFNRARERGIPVVTAAPLGFTSSVLVFTPQSMSFDDYFDIREGLSERERLLRFAVGLAPGGLHLGQIDASRVSLDAGRGPSLVTACLLCAALAATEAVRLVLGRPGGAVVPHSLQFDPLSGRCRRPRPRKGNASLSQRAKLWFVRNVILDREPPHLRPVPPEPAPAGDTAAIPREHLLWLAQAAAQAPSGDNCQPWRFGIESGRLQVHLNPQEDQSFFNFRQMASLVACGAAVQNVLTAAPGIGWAARESLLPDAGREDLLADIDFSRVPAAPDPLADSVWLRCTNRRPCAARREVDPFSQESLREAAAPAHLFFVQHQRPMRGLARLVYLADRIRVERRDLHEHFMGMTRFDPPDGGDSPDGLPLKNLYAGAAGESFLRLTRPWNHMRAANVLGIGRLVALHSKQSIAKSPLAGLVCVESTAREDIVRGGMALERVWLTATRLGLAIQPMTAITLFWLRWKLDGPDAFSRQHQGLLKQVWPDFEACFPGLGEKYWPMLLFRAGYARPVGYGTPRRAVDAALIR is encoded by the coding sequence ATGCCCCAGGACACCCCCCCGTTCGACCACGATTCGCCCAGCCTCGAAGCGCGGCGGTTCGCCGACCTGGCCTTTGCCCGAAACCTGGGAATCCTCACTCCCGGGGAGCAGGAGGCGTTGCGCCGCGCCCGCATCGCCATCCCCGGACTCGGCGGAGTCGGCGGAATGCATTGCGCCGCGCTGGCGCGCCTGGGGGTCGGGGCTTTCAACCTGGCCGATCCGGACTCCTTCGAGGCGGTCAACTTCAACCGCCAGTTCGGGGCCACCATGCGCCACCTGGGCCACCCCAAGCTTGCGGCCATGATCGAGGAAGCCAGGCAGATCAATCCTCACCTGGACATCAGGAGCTTCCCCCAGGGCGTCACCCCCGCGAACCTGGACGAATTCCTCGACGGGGTCTCCGTGGTGGTGGACGGGCTCGACTTCTTCGCCTTCGACGTGCGGCGCGCGCTCTTCAACAGGGCGCGCGAGCGGGGGATTCCCGTGGTGACGGCCGCCCCCCTGGGCTTTACGTCCTCCGTGCTGGTCTTCACCCCCCAGTCGATGTCCTTCGACGACTATTTCGACATCCGCGAGGGGTTGAGCGAGCGCGAACGCCTGCTCCGCTTTGCGGTGGGCCTGGCCCCGGGCGGCCTGCACCTGGGCCAGATCGACGCCTCCCGCGTGAGCCTGGACGCCGGGCGCGGGCCGTCGCTCGTCACGGCCTGCCTGCTGTGCGCCGCCCTGGCCGCCACCGAGGCGGTCCGGCTGGTCCTCGGGCGTCCGGGAGGCGCGGTCGTGCCGCATTCGCTCCAGTTCGACCCCCTCAGCGGACGCTGCCGCCGCCCCCGCCCCCGCAAGGGAAACGCGTCCCTGTCGCAGCGCGCCAAGCTCTGGTTCGTGCGCAACGTGATCCTGGACCGGGAGCCTCCCCATCTGCGGCCGGTGCCGCCCGAACCGGCCCCGGCCGGGGACACGGCGGCCATCCCCCGTGAGCACCTGCTCTGGCTGGCCCAGGCCGCGGCTCAGGCCCCGTCCGGTGACAACTGCCAGCCATGGCGGTTCGGGATCGAATCCGGGCGCCTGCAGGTGCACCTGAACCCGCAGGAAGACCAGAGCTTCTTCAATTTCCGCCAGATGGCCTCCCTTGTCGCCTGCGGAGCGGCCGTGCAGAACGTGCTGACCGCCGCACCGGGAATCGGCTGGGCTGCCCGGGAATCCCTCCTGCCCGACGCTGGACGGGAGGATCTCCTCGCGGACATAGACTTCTCGCGGGTCCCCGCCGCCCCCGACCCCCTGGCCGACTCGGTCTGGCTGCGCTGCACCAACCGCAGGCCCTGCGCTGCGCGCCGGGAAGTGGACCCGTTCAGCCAGGAGAGCCTGCGGGAAGCGGCCGCCCCGGCCCACCTGTTCTTCGTGCAGCACCAGAGGCCCATGCGCGGGCTGGCCCGCCTGGTCTACCTCGCGGACCGCATCCGCGTGGAACGCCGCGACCTGCATGAGCATTTCATGGGCATGACCCGCTTCGACCCGCCCGACGGAGGCGACTCGCCCGACGGCCTTCCGCTCAAGAACCTCTATGCCGGGGCCGCCGGTGAATCGTTCCTGCGGCTCACCCGCCCCTGGAACCACATGCGCGCGGCCAACGTGCTGGGGATCGGGCGGCTGGTTGCGCTGCACTCCAAGCAGAGCATCGCCAAAAGCCCCCTGGCCGGCCTTGTGTGCGTGGAATCAACCGCGCGTGAGGACATCGTCAGGGGCGGAATGGCCCTGGAGCGGGTGTGGCTCACGGCAACCCGCCTGGGGCTGGCCATCCAGCCCATGACGGCCATCACCCTCTTCTGGCTGCGCTGGAAGCTGGACGGACCGGACGCATTCTCACGCCAGCACCAAGGCCTGCTCAAGCAGGTGTGGCCGGACTTCGAAGCCTGCTTCCCGGGGCTTGGCGAGAAATACTGGCCCATGCTGCTCTTCCGGGCCGGATACGCCAGGCCCGTGGGCTACGGCACGCCGAGAAGGGCGGTGGACGCCGCGCTCATCCGCTAA
- a CDS encoding PEP-CTERM sorting domain-containing protein codes for MKTTRIILAALMVFFATQAHAIVYDFSSFGGGTYDARLLTFGGLVDITQSLGADNVLSAGDPFTITSLSMQATQYRDTATNNKLTIANSDVLTIVGTATGHLISVAPGDVPYVYDSIDLSLFYDNTLDVNPAVKIADAKVLQPPNGGNLNDNVLGNVSTGTYTITSPLADILPGVIFLSGKDVSTFSFPVIALTTGHLSFLDAGISGTNPVFISKGDIDGELKVTATPEPTTMLIMGSGLLGMFAARRRSKKNS; via the coding sequence ATGAAAACAACGAGAATAATCTTGGCGGCCTTGATGGTGTTCTTCGCAACTCAGGCTCATGCGATTGTGTACGATTTCTCGAGCTTTGGCGGCGGAACCTACGACGCAAGGCTCTTAACCTTCGGCGGCTTGGTTGACATCACTCAAAGCCTTGGAGCGGACAACGTCCTGAGCGCTGGCGATCCTTTCACGATTACCAGCCTGTCCATGCAGGCCACGCAGTACCGGGACACCGCCACCAACAACAAGTTGACCATCGCTAACAGCGATGTGCTCACCATCGTGGGCACCGCAACCGGGCACCTCATCAGTGTTGCTCCTGGCGATGTTCCTTATGTGTATGATTCTATCGATCTTAGCCTTTTTTACGATAACACGCTCGACGTTAATCCGGCAGTGAAGATCGCTGACGCTAAGGTTCTGCAGCCGCCCAATGGTGGTAACCTGAACGACAACGTGTTGGGCAACGTGAGCACCGGCACGTACACGATCACCTCCCCTCTGGCGGACATTCTCCCCGGCGTCATCTTCCTGAGCGGTAAGGATGTCTCTACCTTCAGCTTCCCAGTGATCGCCCTGACGACCGGTCACCTGAGCTTCCTTGATGCCGGCATAAGCGGCACCAACCCGGTGTTCATCAGCAAGGGCGACATTGATGGCGAATTGAAGGTCACCGCCACCCCCGAGCCCACCACCATGCTGATCATGGGCTCCGGCCTGCTGGGCATGTTCGCCGCCCGCCGCCGCAGCAAGAAGAACAGCTAA
- a CDS encoding SDR family oxidoreductase yields the protein MFQQATNELRQTPQRWLVTGAAGFIGSNLVGKLLELGQHVTGMDNFATGYRENLESVREDVGQDAWERFRFVEADITDIDGCRECCSGVRYVLHQAALGSVPRSIEDPITANTVNIGGFVNMLEAAKAAGVERFVYASSSSVYGDHPELPKHEDRIGRQLSPYAVTKRANELYSDVFGGCYGMQTVGLRYFNIFGPRQDPEGAYAAVIPKWFSALLSGETVYINGDGETSRDFCYVENAVWANILAAFSKHPEAPGRYYNIACGRRTSLNELFGLIRDLVARRKPEAAGARPIHREERLGDVRHSLADVTLAKEFLGFEAGISISEGLEKAAGWYCRAATE from the coding sequence GTGTTCCAGCAAGCCACAAACGAATTGAGACAAACCCCGCAACGGTGGTTGGTGACAGGCGCGGCAGGTTTCATTGGCTCCAATCTTGTGGGAAAGCTGCTCGAACTGGGGCAACACGTCACGGGGATGGACAACTTCGCAACCGGGTACCGGGAGAATCTGGAGTCGGTGCGCGAAGACGTGGGGCAGGACGCCTGGGAACGCTTCCGGTTTGTGGAAGCCGACATAACGGACATCGACGGTTGCCGCGAATGTTGCTCCGGCGTGCGCTACGTGCTGCACCAGGCGGCGCTCGGCAGCGTGCCTCGGTCCATCGAGGACCCCATCACCGCCAACACGGTCAACATCGGGGGCTTCGTGAACATGCTCGAAGCCGCCAAGGCCGCCGGAGTTGAGCGGTTCGTCTACGCCTCCTCCAGTTCCGTTTACGGCGACCATCCCGAGCTGCCCAAGCACGAGGACCGGATCGGCAGGCAGCTTTCCCCTTACGCCGTCACCAAGCGAGCCAACGAGCTGTATTCCGATGTGTTCGGCGGCTGCTATGGCATGCAGACCGTGGGGTTGCGCTATTTCAACATCTTCGGGCCCCGGCAGGATCCCGAAGGAGCCTATGCGGCGGTGATACCCAAGTGGTTTTCGGCGCTCCTGTCGGGGGAGACCGTCTACATCAACGGCGACGGTGAGACCTCCCGCGACTTCTGTTACGTTGAAAACGCAGTCTGGGCCAACATCCTGGCCGCGTTCTCGAAGCATCCCGAAGCACCGGGCAGGTACTACAACATCGCCTGCGGCCGGCGCACCTCTCTGAATGAACTCTTCGGGCTTATCCGTGACTTGGTAGCACGCCGCAAACCCGAAGCCGCCGGAGCCCGCCCCATCCATAGGGAAGAGCGCCTTGGCGACGTGCGGCATTCCCTGGCGGACGTGACCCTGGCCAAGGAGTTTCTGGGCTTCGAGGCGGGGATATCGATCAGTGAAGGGTTGGAGAAGGCCGCCGGATGGTATTGCCGCGCCGCAACGGAGTGA
- a CDS encoding tetratricopeptide repeat protein, with translation MMLQGKNLTEQGNFKGAIVVFKNLLEKYPNDLEASFALTDALIHVGKYQQAEAQLVQIAKLAPGNVRIAVLTAKAGLPQKKLDQALEILKPVLESPDAPAEAWEQAGHATAMKGDLPLAQQYYEKALALSGDLVSARFGLAECHLLQHQYDQAQQDLLALLKIDPKNQTGLHMLAQVHIQNNDVDAAIETYSKLAQLYPQDIKARYREAYFRLLSKNDIQFAQSVVDSFNKEDSSKNTVERMKLQGLVALANKDPKGAIDTLLQTLKIRTEIDTLIYLAQAYSSLGNFETAITHLQTALSINSSMELPRRMLAAIYLKQNRLDEAIAETQKLFDNAPDDTAGQRIMAEALIGKHEYGKSLEMFSQLAEKDGSPAVLLKRGMLLSMKGDDAAAEADLRKAVELGGNSLEPRIYLSSFLAGKKRVNEAITALDTGATEGPEAALSFNAKAKLYLRQNDRAKAVELLESAKRADPSVLVTYYNLAALRIAAGETAKAAAEFEAALAISPDDQSALAGAAGCFEALGDMAKTQALLERAAKNKNPRASLALAGFFIRRDDKAKALAILDDSLASFPKEVQTWMMKSRLHALMGDQEKALAALARLETINLGQGYMEKARYYLSRQNPDKAIETAAKFREMNPRSGDYALPLAEIQEIAGRRDDARATLQSALRDDPSNYKVFAAMARIESGADKPDEALALLDKAIAAGMDPSQGYSAKGQILQHKGDIKGAQQQYEKALRIQSRQPMTLNNLAMIYADNDGSAPAALELAIRAYAMDSGNPMVLDTLGYALLKNDRTKEAVAALEQAQKMLPGNADITNHLNMARELDNTKK, from the coding sequence ATGATGCTTCAGGGCAAGAACCTGACTGAACAAGGCAACTTCAAAGGTGCCATCGTCGTCTTCAAGAACCTTCTTGAAAAGTATCCCAACGATCTTGAAGCGTCCTTTGCCTTGACGGACGCGCTCATCCACGTGGGGAAGTACCAGCAGGCTGAAGCGCAGCTTGTCCAGATCGCCAAGCTGGCCCCCGGCAACGTCAGGATTGCCGTGCTGACCGCCAAGGCCGGTTTGCCGCAGAAGAAGTTGGATCAGGCGCTGGAGATTCTCAAGCCCGTCCTGGAGTCCCCTGATGCACCGGCCGAAGCGTGGGAGCAGGCGGGGCACGCGACCGCAATGAAAGGCGACCTGCCCCTGGCGCAACAATACTACGAAAAAGCGTTGGCCCTCTCCGGCGATCTGGTCAGCGCGCGGTTCGGCCTGGCCGAATGCCATCTCCTGCAACACCAGTACGACCAAGCGCAGCAGGACCTGCTTGCCCTGCTCAAGATCGACCCCAAGAACCAGACCGGCCTGCACATGCTGGCGCAGGTCCATATTCAGAACAACGACGTCGACGCCGCCATCGAGACGTACTCAAAGCTCGCGCAACTCTACCCTCAGGACATCAAGGCCCGCTACAGGGAAGCGTATTTCCGCCTCCTGAGCAAAAATGACATCCAGTTCGCCCAAAGCGTCGTCGACAGCTTCAACAAAGAAGACAGTTCCAAGAACACAGTGGAGAGGATGAAGCTCCAGGGTCTCGTCGCCCTGGCCAACAAGGACCCCAAAGGGGCCATTGATACGTTGCTCCAGACCCTGAAAATCCGCACCGAGATCGACACCCTTATCTATCTGGCCCAAGCCTATTCGAGCCTGGGCAATTTCGAGACCGCCATCACCCATCTCCAGACGGCACTGTCCATAAACTCCTCCATGGAGTTGCCCCGGCGCATGCTGGCCGCCATCTACCTGAAGCAGAACAGGCTGGACGAGGCCATCGCCGAAACCCAGAAACTGTTCGACAACGCCCCTGACGACACGGCCGGCCAACGCATCATGGCCGAAGCCCTGATCGGCAAGCACGAATACGGCAAGAGCCTGGAAATGTTCTCCCAGCTCGCCGAAAAAGACGGAAGCCCCGCCGTCCTGCTGAAGAGAGGGATGCTCCTGTCCATGAAGGGCGACGACGCGGCGGCCGAAGCCGATCTGCGCAAGGCCGTGGAACTGGGCGGCAACAGCCTGGAGCCCCGTATCTACCTGTCCTCGTTCCTGGCCGGGAAAAAACGCGTCAACGAGGCCATCACGGCCCTGGACACGGGAGCCACCGAGGGGCCCGAGGCGGCGCTGTCCTTCAACGCCAAGGCCAAGCTCTACCTCCGCCAGAACGACAGGGCGAAGGCGGTCGAACTGCTCGAGAGCGCCAAACGCGCGGATCCTTCGGTCCTGGTGACGTACTACAACCTGGCGGCCCTGCGCATAGCGGCCGGTGAGACGGCCAAGGCGGCGGCCGAATTCGAAGCGGCCCTGGCCATCAGCCCGGATGACCAGAGCGCGCTGGCCGGAGCCGCCGGATGCTTTGAGGCGTTGGGGGACATGGCCAAGACCCAGGCGCTTTTGGAGCGTGCCGCCAAGAACAAGAATCCGCGTGCGTCCCTGGCCCTGGCCGGGTTCTTCATCCGTCGCGACGACAAGGCCAAGGCTCTGGCCATCTTGGATGATTCCCTGGCCTCCTTCCCCAAGGAGGTTCAGACGTGGATGATGAAAAGCCGCCTGCATGCCCTCATGGGGGATCAGGAAAAAGCGCTGGCCGCCCTGGCCAGGCTCGAGACCATCAACCTGGGCCAGGGGTACATGGAAAAAGCGCGGTACTACCTGTCGCGCCAGAATCCGGACAAGGCCATCGAGACCGCCGCAAAATTCCGGGAAATGAATCCGCGCTCGGGAGACTATGCCCTGCCCCTCGCGGAAATCCAGGAGATCGCCGGACGCAGGGATGACGCCAGGGCCACGCTGCAGTCCGCCTTGCGCGATGATCCCAGCAATTACAAGGTTTTCGCCGCCATGGCGCGGATCGAGTCCGGGGCGGACAAGCCCGATGAAGCGCTCGCCCTGCTGGACAAGGCCATCGCCGCGGGCATGGACCCCTCGCAAGGCTACTCCGCGAAAGGCCAGATTCTCCAGCACAAGGGCGACATCAAGGGCGCCCAACAGCAATACGAAAAGGCCCTGCGTATCCAGAGCCGCCAGCCCATGACGCTCAACAACCTGGCGATGATCTACGCCGACAATGATGGCTCCGCCCCGGCCGCCCTCGAACTGGCCATCAGGGCCTACGCCATGGACTCGGGCAATCCCATGGTCCTGGACACCCTGGGTTATGCGCTCCTCAAGAACGACCGGACCAAGGAAGCCGTGGCCGCGCTCGAGCAGGCCCAGAAGATGCTTCCCGGCAATGCCGACATAACCAACCACCTGAACATGGCTCGCGAACTCGATAACACGAAGAAATGA
- a CDS encoding TIGR03013 family XrtA/PEP-CTERM system glycosyltransferase, translating into MHTDIDGQRIRKRTLRHCALDVLVALTALQLTMMLPYFGLKSLNASVLESGQAVHFLVIAAFPSMLIGIILAYAAKSHGMVVHLTKTAISILVSYVLFLAMEETRLPGRLGQAEILWGLSVFAVLSLGCEVLGHVKTWFPANGGGRVLLVGNGAMAQQMEDMIRQASDDYELVGRVEYPAAPGQARAEEVQDIFETAKRLGANKVVISLTERRGVFPLQDMLSCKLSGIEVLDSPSMFECLTGKLLIENITPSWFIFCHGFRVTPGLKAIKRGIDVALSLFGLAVFAPFVPIVALALKLDSPGPIFFRQTRVGQGDKNFELIKFRSMRQDAEKNTGAVWAQKNDDRVTRLGRFLRKSRIDEIPQLINVLKGEMSLVGPRPERPEFVQTLKERIPYYSERHFVKPGVSGWAQVRYPYGASVEDAVEKLRYDLYYIKNISILLDFKIILKTINVMLFCRGGR; encoded by the coding sequence ATGCATACCGACATCGACGGTCAACGAATCAGAAAGCGTACGCTCAGACACTGCGCGCTGGACGTCCTGGTCGCGCTCACAGCCTTGCAGCTGACCATGATGCTGCCATATTTCGGGCTCAAAAGCCTGAACGCATCCGTGCTGGAATCCGGGCAGGCCGTGCATTTCCTGGTCATCGCCGCGTTCCCGTCCATGCTGATCGGAATCATCCTGGCCTACGCGGCCAAGAGCCATGGCATGGTGGTCCACCTCACCAAGACGGCAATCTCCATCCTGGTCTCGTACGTCCTGTTCCTGGCCATGGAGGAAACCCGCCTGCCTGGCCGTCTCGGCCAGGCCGAGATCCTCTGGGGCCTGTCCGTGTTCGCCGTGCTGAGCCTGGGCTGCGAGGTGTTGGGGCATGTGAAGACCTGGTTCCCGGCCAACGGCGGCGGTCGCGTGTTGCTCGTGGGCAATGGCGCCATGGCCCAGCAGATGGAGGACATGATCCGGCAGGCGTCCGATGACTACGAACTGGTGGGCCGAGTGGAGTATCCGGCAGCCCCGGGCCAGGCCAGGGCCGAGGAAGTCCAGGACATCTTCGAGACGGCCAAGCGCCTGGGAGCCAACAAGGTGGTCATCTCGCTGACCGAGCGCCGGGGGGTCTTCCCGCTCCAGGACATGCTCAGCTGCAAGCTCTCCGGCATCGAGGTTCTCGACTCCCCATCCATGTTCGAATGCCTGACCGGCAAGCTGCTCATCGAGAACATCACCCCCAGCTGGTTCATCTTCTGCCATGGCTTCAGGGTCACTCCCGGGCTGAAGGCCATCAAGCGCGGCATCGACGTGGCCCTGTCCCTGTTCGGGCTGGCGGTCTTCGCCCCGTTTGTGCCCATCGTGGCGCTGGCCCTCAAGCTCGATTCTCCCGGCCCCATCTTCTTCAGGCAGACCCGCGTAGGCCAGGGCGACAAAAACTTCGAGCTGATCAAATTCAGATCCATGCGCCAGGACGCCGAGAAGAACACCGGCGCGGTCTGGGCCCAGAAGAACGATGACAGGGTCACGCGGCTGGGGCGCTTCCTGCGCAAGTCCCGCATCGACGAGATTCCGCAGCTCATAAACGTGCTCAAGGGAGAAATGAGCCTGGTGGGGCCGCGCCCCGAGCGCCCCGAGTTCGTCCAGACCCTCAAGGAGCGCATCCCCTACTACTCGGAGCGCCACTTCGTAAAACCGGGCGTCTCGGGTTGGGCGCAGGTCCGTTATCCGTACGGCGCGTCCGTGGAGGACGCCGTGGAGAAGCTCCGCTACGACCTCTACTACATCAAGAACATTTCCATCCTGTTGGATTTCAAGATCATACTCAAAACCATCAACGTGATGCTCTTCTGCAGGGGCGGGAGATGA
- a CDS encoding polysaccharide biosynthesis/export family protein: MNAVTHAATRTAPRDMPMSGQCPAAMDPINGSHHSGGMTTVRMILAFVLLAVLIGATTTRAADYGIVVGDKLAIMVQGEADLSIGATVRPDGKITYPNIGEVQAAGLTPTQLSDKLAAGLKHIVRKPIVSVTVVEGKNDKVYVVGGGVKHTFFELSTHKDLLQLLASIDDMTVADLDQASLVRENKVVLKGFRQLYEDGDISLNQELHAGDVIILPVLKDRFVYVSGAVNKPRTLSFREGMTVLDAIMEAEGFSKFASPNGTKIVRRAGEKEEVIKVKAKRLMDKGDSSQNYLLQRGDMVIVEEGMF, translated from the coding sequence ATGAACGCCGTGACGCACGCCGCCACGCGCACCGCCCCGCGGGACATGCCCATGTCCGGCCAGTGTCCGGCCGCCATGGATCCAATCAACGGCAGCCACCATTCAGGAGGGATGACAACCGTGAGGATGATCCTTGCTTTCGTGCTTCTAGCGGTGTTGATCGGTGCAACCACCACCCGTGCCGCCGATTACGGAATCGTGGTGGGGGACAAACTGGCGATCATGGTCCAGGGCGAAGCGGACTTGAGCATCGGCGCCACGGTTCGCCCAGACGGAAAGATCACCTACCCCAACATCGGCGAGGTCCAGGCGGCGGGTCTGACGCCCACCCAACTGTCGGACAAACTGGCCGCCGGACTTAAACATATCGTGCGCAAGCCAATCGTCTCCGTGACCGTCGTGGAAGGCAAGAACGACAAGGTCTACGTGGTCGGGGGCGGCGTGAAGCACACCTTTTTCGAGCTCTCCACCCACAAAGACCTGCTGCAGTTGCTCGCCAGCATCGACGACATGACCGTCGCCGATCTCGACCAGGCGTCGCTCGTCCGGGAAAACAAGGTCGTGCTCAAGGGGTTCCGGCAACTCTACGAGGATGGCGACATCTCCCTGAACCAGGAGCTTCACGCCGGTGACGTCATCATCCTGCCTGTGCTCAAGGACCGCTTCGTCTACGTTTCCGGTGCCGTCAACAAGCCCAGGACCCTGTCCTTCCGCGAAGGAATGACCGTTCTCGATGCCATCATGGAGGCTGAGGGCTTCTCGAAGTTCGCCAGCCCCAACGGCACGAAGATCGTTCGCCGCGCCGGAGAGAAGGAAGAAGTCATCAAAGTGAAGGCCAAACGCCTCATGGACAAGGGCGATTCCAGCCAGAACTACCTCCTGCAGCGCGGCGACATGGTCATCGTTGAGGAAGGGATGTTCTAG